The following coding sequences are from one Lolium rigidum isolate FL_2022 chromosome 6, APGP_CSIRO_Lrig_0.1, whole genome shotgun sequence window:
- the LOC124664174 gene encoding uncharacterized protein LOC124664174 produces MEFTVVLGALGNVAAVTQLVGNAGGLIAKIIKEAKTARQNKAECEQLASRVSTIGGVLSRLPLDAAEVAPPLAELNKILQEAHRLVLSCQKRSAVNQLFRASQRADEFSKVNARINSDIKVLILSLVIFIAYHERRQNARELISKIIKDAETARRNKAECKQLARSVVTIRGVLSLLTPDPDVAGPLDELNNTLEEAHELVAGCQKRSAISQIFRGNRRANRFREVNLRINSDISVLNLSLHIADRRQQSEQTLPPNRNYLCSLKYCFSGMG; encoded by the exons ATGGAGTTTACAGTCGTGTTGGGGGCCTTGGGGAATGTGGCTGCGGTAACACAGCTGGTCGGAAACGCGGGCGGGCTCATCGCCAAGATCATTAAGGAGGCGAAGACGGCACGGCAGAACAAGGCGGAGTGCGAGCAACTCGCGAGCCGTGTGTCCACGATCGGTGGGGTTCTGTCTCGCCTGCCGCTGGACGCGGCGGAAGTGGCGCCGCCGCTGGCCGAGCTGAATAAGATACTGCAGGAGGCGCACCGCCTGGTGCTGTCCTGCCAGAAGCGGAGCGCCGTCAACCAGCTCTTCAG GGCCAGCCAACGCGCCGACGAGTTCAGCAAAGTCAACGCCCGGATCAACTCCGACATAAAAGTCCTCATTCTCAGCCTAGTCATCTTCATCGCCTACCATGAACGGCGGCAGAACGCGCGCGAGCTCATCTCCAAGATAATCAAGGATGCGGAGACGGCTCGCCGGAACAAGGCGGAGTGCAAGCAGCTCGCGCGCAGCGTGGTCACAATCCGTGGGGTTCTGTCTCTCCTTACGCCCGACCCGGATGTGGCCGGGCCGCTGGACGAGCTGAACAACACgttggaggaggcgcacgagctGGTGGCCGGCTGCCAGAAGCGGAGCGCCATCAGCCAGATCTTCAGGGGCAACCGCCGCGCGAACAGGTTCAGGGAAGTCAACCTGAGGATCAACTCCGACATAAGCGTCCTCAATCTCAGCCTACATATCGCCGACCGACGCCAGCAGTCCGAGCAAACCCTTCCTCCCAACCGTAACTACTTGTGTAGCCTGAAATATTGTTTTTCAGGGATGgggtag